In one Lolium rigidum isolate FL_2022 chromosome 3, APGP_CSIRO_Lrig_0.1, whole genome shotgun sequence genomic region, the following are encoded:
- the LOC124694974 gene encoding ACT domain-containing protein ACR10-like has translation MGVPSDEVVQIQHPDAADDPTVVTVSCSDKTGLGCDLCRVVLLFGLNILKGDMSTDGRWCYIVLWVVPRRRGRGPMAWDLLKERLVELCPAAASFGFDSSYLEPDDLAPAAPQVFLLKFCCFDRMGLLHDVTRVLCEMELTIRRVKVSTTPDGRVMDLFFITDARELLHTKNRREEAYERLQGVLGDSVTSCEIDSATEDMSCCIQASALLSPHVLEQMFDIDLIEGQLSHSRSNSCLSVTMDNSLSPVHTLIQIQCVDHKGLVYDIMRTLKDCSIQISYGRFYAGQKGRCELDLFAVQSDGKKILDQQKQRTLCSRLRMELLCPLRVALVDRGPDMELLVANPVEVSGKGRPLVFYDITLALKNLHKRIFLAEIGRHVVDDREWEVYRVHLGEHDHELSCSARSKIVDGVMNMLMGWD, from the exons ATGGGGGTACCCAGCGACGAGGTGGTCCAAATCCAGCACCCAGACGCCGCCGACGACCCGACCGTCGTCACCGTCAGCTGCTCCGACAAGACGGGCCTTGGATGCGACCTCTGCCGGGTCGTCCTCCTATTCGGCctcaacatcctcaagggag ACATGAGCACGGACGGGAGGTGGTGCTACATCGTGCTGTGGGTGGTGCCGAGGCGGCGggggagggggcccatggcgTGGGACCTCCTCAAGGAGAGGCTCGTCGAGCTCTGCCCCGCTGCCGCGTCCTTCGGCTTCGACAGCTCCTACCTCGAACCAGATGATCTCGCCCCCGccgcgccacaggtcttcctgctCAAGTTCTGCTGCTTCGACAGGATGGGCCTCTTGCATG ACGTGACACGTGTGTTGTGCGAGATGGAACTCACAATTAGAAGGGTGAAGGTCTCCACCACACCCGATGGCAGAGTGATGGATCTTTTCTTCATCACAGATGCTAG GGAACTACTGCACACAAAGAACAGAAGGGAAGAAGCTTACGAAAGACTTCAGGGTGTGTTGGGTGACTCGGTGACAAGCTGTGAGATTGATTCTGCAACAGAAGACATGTCTTGTTGCATCCAAGCTTCCGCTTTGCTGTCGCCACATGTCCTCGAACAGATGTTTGACATAGATCTAATAGAGGGGCAATTGAGCCACTCAAGGTCCAACAGTTGCCTGTCGGTCACAATGGACAATTCCCTCAGCCCCGTACACACCCTTATTCAGATCCAGTGTGTTGACCATAAGGGCCTCGTATATGACATCATGAGAACATTAAAGGACTGCAGCATCCAG ATTTCCTATGGCCGATTCTACGCGGGCCAGAAGGGCAGGTGCGAGTTAGATCTGTTTGCGGTGCAATCAGACGGGAAGAAGATCCTCGATCAGCAGAAACAGAGGACGCTGTGCTCTCGCCTAAGGATGGAGCTCCTGTGCCCACTCCGCGTGGCACTAGTGGACCGTGGCCCTGACATGGAGCTACTGGTGGCAAACCCGGTTGAAGTGTCCGGGAAGGGCAGACCACTGGTGTTCTATGACATAACCCTGGCTCTCAAAAATCTTCACAAGCGGATCTTCCTG GCCGAGATTGGGAGGCATGTGGTGGATGACAGGGAGTGGGAGGTGTACCGGGTGCACCTGGGCGAGCACGATCACGAGCTCTCGTGCTCGGCGCGGAGCAAGATTGTTGATGGCGTCATGAACATGCTGATGGGTTGGGACTGA